A region from the Neurospora crassa OR74A linkage group V, whole genome shotgun sequence genome encodes:
- a CDS encoding ATG2: protein MSFFYRSFANSLLPKQLLRFILARLDLLDSQALDLDNLNFALGRNTVLEFRDVGLILSKLEALTNLPPTFKIQKAKVLLLRITIPVDIYNSPIIVEVEGVDTRIRVASKQEQDEQTAKNKKGTHKDGDEVVPTAADLAQSFLQTEIPTDEQRRLEKALAEEAQEALSESMSDSETDDDGSFATFGTGQGLSLPTFLTNFLQGILDRLQIRIHKVTFQLDMQVPVEPGLSTIELVTFQLALDEVIAEGVTAPGQQKDGSPAIVPREGKRHILLDNLRAFLITEANVFSSLLPTQSAQSLVKPQGPAPHDVPSTLRDMSGSMQSSVGGLDMSISPDQMEALDMLAQSQYEVRDSEDALNIPYESDTQYPEAEENVAGSSPLSTPRASMYQEHDTPMLQDHANSAIMQHQPELWSSYERGIRSEPSLHPPTSFQPQTMPSGAVSPAPSEPSSSASSVRSDDDTPSADTEDLAQSHLYSHEEAESMYMSAFSDAHSTLMPGAYMPGGWGAESEGGESASERDLSTTHPVAGEPQSSTPVVSELASPTPIPEQNPTAQGYEPQHEDTSTPRGITRMVKEIVSLDSISVYVPSTRKQVLAPVTNLAKSNPNLPGAFSVHQSFHSSTTDQSTLLTPENLKEDRQDYAIEIVLKPLTLRFDSSVGFLLAMVVTRLLEAFKGSSDEGAEVKPSSTESILPDIKVCLEQVTMQFLEELTGVADSAKRIYETQKPNFGSDVLLEASLTNLNAFTHQSGSQTEVNVSIEKFAFGYADEAIVSFTGEADLFQSTATVDMLSVGKDIAVKATITPDVTRVDVKTLPLYLKLDLQRLDETFSWFGGLSGFLNMGASEDSVAKAVQIPAKPPQKTRGVRFETPIDPMEKRSGSKIDVRINGVHVDVIGKDCRAVLNTSALKLVHREEAIAAVLKTIRLSGPYVRNSHARAPVVLELDSTRLDYILTPRTRDLERLLELITPSKVKFDEDEDEIMVDTLLRQRRKGGVLGLEVKNFKVRAGNLALLDCIPSLVDDLAKLGTVAKYLPEDDRPGLLTLGQVTNVDCEVDVGGRFGVVNARLTNLELAQITVPSLVAVAVGVVTVNRNENSPIEEELVSTSTAHAPGSSKAPVLMMRMIDDIEPVLKIKLFGLNVDYRVPTIMDVLGLIQEETTPEEFEANLAASVANLGGQATAALRRQDTPESPVVDKEFKPIKLDVAFRDCVVGLNPLGQDSKLAIVLADSHLEAIPGKDSTLDATATLKKACILLIDDVKTLQDVQINARGRAPAMSTPQALELCSKGFVSICEMSSAKAVVKVGKDENGESHVEVSVRDDLLVLETCADSTQTLISLANALTPPTPPSKEIKYRTSVLPVEDLFASITPDAFGRAEGEYDFDDDFAGAQGIECGNEDDDDYYGIGSTEHLEIQSEGYGVAEELFDATNSSLLGDIEVENTNDGMLVSTANLDVPPVSSQSESDLDIQENYFSSEPVKNTTLRWNSRKNLYDQSSDAQVFKSPLVICVRDVHVIWNLYDGYDWVRTREIITKAVQDVEAKAYERKARADRHTYEDEGDEESVVDDCLFNSIYIAVGPNGDPSNLRRAINQELQYQDTTTETESVATTAFTTSTVRASGHRQSRPRGKTLKLSRSKNHKITFELKGVNIDVVTFPPGNETINTIDVRIHDLDVFDHIRTSTWKKFAMYDIDAGERELSKHMVHLEVLNVKPVPDLPATELVVKVNILPLRLHVDQDALDFITRFFEFKDETQPIHQSSSDVPFIQRCEVGDVPVRLDFKPKRVDYAGLRSGHTTEFMNFVILEDSRLVLRHVILYGVSGFDKLGKKLNDIWTADVKSTQLPGVLAGVAPVRSLVNAGSGFKDLIEIPIREYKKDGRIFRSIGKGATAFAKTTGTEVVKLGAKLAIGTQYALQGAEGMLAKNPPNYNHAGPSSSSAGVPAGVDYEVWDEEDFGDHHTPKAISLYADQPLGIMQGMRGAYASLSRDIAIARDAIIAVPTEVMESSSAQGAAKAVLMQAPTILFRPAIGVSKAIGQTLLGATNALDPNHRKRIEAKYKKH, encoded by the exons ATGTCTTTCTTTTATCGGTCCTTCGCCAACTCGCTTCTGCCGAAGCAGTTGCTTCGCTTTATCTTAGCGCGCCTAGACCTCCTCGACTCCCAGGCACTTGATCTAGATAACCTCAACTTTGCTCTTGGGCGAAATACTGTTTTAGAGTTTCGTGATGTTGGACTTATTCTATCC AAACTTGAAGCCCTCACAAACCTTCCGCCAACGTTCAAGATCCAAAAGGCCAAAGTTCTCCTACTCCGCATCACAATACCGGTCGATATCTACAACAGTCCAATAATAGTCGAGGTTGAAGGTGTCGATACCCGGATACGGGTGGCGTCCAAGCAAGAGCAGGATGAACAAACggccaaaaacaaaaagggaACACACAAGGACGGCGACGAGGTTGTGCCAACTGCTGCCGACCTAGCTCAGTCTTTTCTGCAGACAGAAATCCCGACTGACGAGCAGAGACGGCTGGAAAAGGCTCTTGCCGAGGAAGCACAGGAGGCGTTATCAGAGTCCATGAGCGACTCCGAAACCGATGACGATGGCTCCTTCGCCACCTTCGGCACTGGTCAAGGCTTGTCACTACCAACGTTCTTGACCAATTTCCTGCAGGGCATTTTGGACAGGCTCCAGATCCGAATCCACAAGGTCACCTTCCAACTCGACATGCAAGTACCCGTCGAACCCGGTCTCTCGACAATAGAACTTGTTACGTTCCAGCTGGCGTTAGACGAGGTCATTGCGGAAGGAGTCACAGCACCTGGACAGCAAAAAGACGGTTCGCCTGCGATAGTACCGAGGGAGGGCAAGCGTCATATTCTTCTGGACAATCTCCGGGCATTCCTGATCACGGAAGCGAACGTGTTTTCTTCTCTCCTACCGACCCAGTCAGCCCAGTCCTTGGTGAAACCACAAGGACCAGCACCTCATGATGTACCGTCAACACTTCGTGATATGTCGGGTTCGATGCAGTCATCAGTGGGGGGCCTGGATATGAGCATAAGCCCAGATCAGATGGAAGCCCTGGATATGCTTGCACAGAGTCAATACGAAGTACGAGATAGCGAAGATGCTCTGAATATTCCGTATGAGAGCGACACTCAGTATCCAGAGGCCGAAGAGAATGTTGCTGGATCTTCGCCTCTCTCAACACCGAGGGCCTCGATGTACCAAGAACATGACACGCCGATGCTCCAGGACCATGCTAACTCAGCTATCATGCAACATCAGCCGGAACTTTGGTCATCCTACGAGCGCGGAATCCGATCAGAAccttctcttcatcctccaacaAGTTTTCAACCTCAAACCATGCCCTCTGGTGCTGTGTCTCCGGCTCCCTCTGAGCCTTCCTCGTCTGCCAGTTCGGTACGGTCGGACGACGATACGCCAAGCGCTGATACGGAGGACCTCGCTCAGTCACATCTCTACAGTCACGAGGAGGCTGAGAGCATGTACATGAGCGCTTTTTCTGATGCTCATTCGACACTGATGCCAGGAGCTTATATGCCTGGAGGTTGGGGAGCTGAATCGGAAGGGGGCGAGTCAGCCTCCGAGCGAGACCTCTCAACCACCCATCCAGTCGCAGGTGAACCGCAATCATCAACCCCTGTTGTCTCGGAACTGGCTAGCCCAACACCTATACCCGAGCAAAACCCAACAGCCCAAGGTTATGAGCCACAGCATGAAGATACTTCCACACCACGCGGGATTACGAGGATGGTAAAGGAGATCGTATCATTGGACTCCATATCTGTCTATGTTCCTTCAACGAGAAAGCAGGTTCTGGCACCAGTCACCAATCTTGCAAAGTCAAATCCTAACCTTCCAGGAGCGTTTTCGGTTCACCAATCATTTCACAGTAGTACTACGGATCAGTCGACGCTTTTAACCCCAGAGAACCTGAAAGAGGATCGCCAGGATTATGCTATCGAAATTGTTCTCAAGCCTCTGACACTCCGGTTCGACTCGTCAGTGGGATTCTTGCTCGCTATGGTTGTTACACGGCTCCTGGAAGCGTTCAAAGGGTCTTCAGACGAGGGGGCAGAAGTCAAGCCTTCAAGTACCGAATCGATTTTACCTGACATCAAGGTTTGCTTGGAGCAGGTTACGATGCAGTTTCTGGAGGAGCTGACTGGTGTGGCCGACTCTGCAAAGAGGATATACGAGACACAAAAACCCAATTTCGGCTCAGATGTCCTCCTTGAGGCCAGTCTTACGAACTTGAACGCCTTTACGCACCAGTCCGGATCGCAAACAGAAGTAAACGTCAGCATCGAGAAGTTCGCGTTCGGTTATGCCGATGAGGCCATCGTCTCGTTCACTGGCGAGGCTGATTTGTTCCAATCCACAGCAACTGTTGATATGCTATCTGTTGGGAAGGATATCGCAGTCAAGGCCACCATTACACCAGACGTGACTCGGGTTGACGTCAAAACACTACCGCTCTACCTAAAGCTCGATTTACAGAGGTTAGACGAGACTTTCAGCTGGTTTGGGGGACTGAGCGGTTTCCTCAATATGGGAGCGTCAGAGGACTCCGTAGCAAAGGCAGTACAGATACCAGCGAAGCCCCCACAAAAGACGCGGGGCGTCCGATTCGAAACCCCGATCGATCCTATGGAGAAGCGGTCAGGAAGCAAGATTGATGTGCGCATTAATGGCGTGCACGTGGACGTGATTGGCAAAGACTGCAGGGCAGTCCTGAACACGAGCGCTCTCAAGCTCGTGCACCGCGAAGAGGCAATTGCCGCTGTGCTGAAAACGATCAGGCTCTCCGGGCCCTACGTAAGGAATTCTCATGCTAGAGCGCCAGTCGTACTAGAGTTGGATAGTACAAGGCTGGACTACATCTTGACACCTCGGACCAGGGACCTCGAACGGCTTCTTGAGCTGATTACTCCCTCAAAGGTCAAGttcgacgaggacgaagatgagATTATGGTGGATACTCTGCTaaggcagaggaggaaggggggagtTCTTGGGCTAGAGGTTAAGAACTTCAAAGTAAGGGCGGGCAACTTGGCTTTACTTGATTGTATCCCGAGTTTGGTGGATGATCTCGCCAAGCTAGGGACGGTCGCAAAGTATCTGCCCGAGGATGACAGGCCTGGGCTGCTTACGCTTGGGCAGGTCACAAACGTGGATTGTGAAGTCGACGTTGGAGGCAGGTTCGGAGTTGTTAACGCGCGTTTGACAAACCTTGAGCTCGCCCAAATTACGGTGCCGTCGTTGGTGGCTGTCGCGGTAGGCGTTGTTACGGTCAATCGAAACGAGAACAGCCCgatcgaggaggagctggttAGCACTTCCACTGCCCATGCTCCGGGTTCTTCAAAGGCGCCCGTCCTGATGATGCGCATGATCGACGATATCGAACCGGTGTTGAAGATCAAGTTGTTCGGGCTGAATGTGGATTACCGGGTACCGACAATCATGGACGTGCTGGGGCTCATCCAGGAAGAGACCACTCCAGAGGAATTTGAGGCCAACTTAGCTGCGTCTGTTGCGAACCTCGGAGGCCAGGCGACTGCTGCGCTAAGGAGACAAGATACGCCAGAGAGCCCAGTGGTGGACAAGGAGTTCAAGCCCATCAAGCTTGATGTAGCTTTCCGCGACTGCGTTGTTGGCCTCAATCCTCTCGGTCAGGATTCGAAGCTGGCTATCGTACTGGCAGACTCGCATCTGGAAGCCATACCGGGCAAGGACAGCACGCTTGACGCTACAGCAACCTTGAAGAAGGCGTGCATTCTTCTCATTGATGATGTGAAAACCCTGCAAGACGTCCAGATCAACGCACGAGGACGCGCTCCAGCTATGAGCACTCCTCAGGCTCTTGAGCTATGCAGCAAGGGATTCGTCAGCATTTGTGAGATGTCATCTGCAAAAGCCGTCGTCAAGGTTGGCAAAGACGAGAATGGGGAATCCCACGTAGAGGTGTCTGTCCGCGATGACTTGCTTGTTCTCGAGACTTGTGCGGACTCAACGCAGACGCTCATCTCGTTGGCCAACGCACTCACGCCACCTACTCCCCCTAGCAAGGAAATCAAGTACAGGACGTCCGTGTTGCCTGTCGAGGATCTGTTCGCATCTATTACCCCTGACGCATTCGGAAGAGCGGAGGGCGAGTATGACTTTGACGATGACTTTGCGGGTGCTCAGGGCATCGAGTGTGGCAatgaagacgatgatgactACTATGGCATAGGAAGCACGGAGCATCTCGAAATCCAGTCAGAGGGGTACGGTGTCGCGGAGGAGTTGTTCGATGCCACGAACAGTTCGCTACTCGGCGATATTGAGGTGGAGAATACGAATGACGGCATGCTGGTTAGCACTGCAAACCTTGACGTGCCTCCGGTCAGCAGCCAGAGTGAGAGTGACTTGGATATTCAGGAGAATTACTTCTCTTCTGAGCCAGTCAAGAACACAACGCTCCGCTGGAACTCGAGGAAAAACCTTTACGATCAGTCAAGTGATGCTCAGGTCTTCAAGAGCCCTCTCGTCATCTGCGTTCGGGATGTTCATGTCATCTGGAATTTGTATGATGGTTACGACTGGGTTCGCACCAGGGAGATTATCACCAAGGCGGTCCAGGATGTGGAGGCTAAGGCGTACGAACGTAAAGCCCGAGCTGACCGTCACACTtatgaggatgaaggagatGAAGAATCGGTCGTTGATGACTGCTTGTTCAACTCCATATATATCGCGGTGGGACCCAACGGTGACCCGAGTAACCTCAGACGGGCTATCAACCAGGAGTTGCAGTATCaggacaccaccaccgaaacCGAGTCCGTCGCCACCACGGCCTTCACCACCTCAACTGTCCGCGCTTCAGGACACCGTCAATCGCGGCCGAGGGGGAAGACGCTGAAGCTTAGCCGCAGCAAGAACCACAAGATCACGTTCGAACTAAAGGGCGTCAACATCGACGTGGTGACCTTCCCACCAGGCAACGAGACCATCAATACCATCGATGTTCGCATCCACGACTTGGACGTCTTTGACCACATCCGGACTTCAACATGGAAGAAGTTCGCCATGTACGACATCGACGCCGGCGAACGGGAGCTTAGTAAGCACATGGTCCATCTTGAGGTGCTCAACGTCAAGCCTGTCCCGGACTTGCCGGCTACGGAGCTCGTGGTCAAGGTTAACATACTTCCACTGAGACTCCATGTCGACCAGGACGCTTTGGACTTTATCACGAGGTTCTTTGAGTTCAAGGATGAGACGCAGCCTATCCATCAGTCGTCTAGCGATGTACCATTTATTCAGCGCTGCGAGGTCGGTGATGTGCCAGTGCGGTTGGACTTTAAGCCAAAGCGGGTTGACTATGCCGGGCTGAGGTCTGGTCACACGACAGAATTCATGAACTTTGTCATCCTTGAGGATTCCAGGCTGGTGTTGAGACATGTTATACTCTATGGCGTCTCCGGTTTTGATAAGTTGGGCAAGAAGCTCAACGACATCTGGACCGCCGACGTCAAGTCGACTCAACTTCCTGGTGTCCTTGCCGGCGTGGCGCCCGTTCGCTCGCTTGTTAATGCCGGATCGGGCTTCAAGGACCTCATTGAGATACCCATCCGGGAGTATAAGAAGGACGGTCGGATCTTCCGCAGCATCGGTAAAGGAGCTACGGCGTTCGCAAAGACAACGGGCACCGAAGTCGTCAAACTCGGTGCCAAACTCGCCATTGGCACTCAATACGCCCTTCAGGGCGCAGAAGGCATGCTGGCCAAGAACCCACCCAACTACAATCACGCCggtccatcctcttcctccgccggCGTACCGGCCGGAGTAGACTACGAAGTCTGGGACGAAGAGGACTTTGGAGACCACCATACACCCAAGGCAATCAGTCTCTATGCCGACCAACCGCTAGGCATCATGCAAGGCATGCGTGGCGCCTACGCCAGCTTATCTCGGGATATAGCGATTGCCAGAGACGCGATCATCGCGGTGCCCACTGAAGTGATGGAGAGCTCGAGCGCACA
- a CDS encoding amine oxidase, with amino-acid sequence MIIASRSSVSVFRLFASHKSTSRIYQDLKSSRLHTVSNFSFDKLSSRFGIFHSPCKSGTMDSTKRPHVGIVGAGMAGLRSAGYLLELGFQVTILEARDRLGGRIYQEKLPNGHFVDMGANWIHGTKENSIFQLAKETGTIATNWDGDAAVFDEHGDILPAKDSERYSTIMWNIIAEAFQYSDKHSADIDSNRSLLDFFKEKVVEQIPETEEDYARKRKIVLQMAELWGAFVGSPVEKQSLKFFWLEECLDGENLFCSGTYRKIMEKIVAPVVDGGADIKLQTRVAEIFGKSSTGSSNTVKVKTSDNQYYEFEELVLTTPLGWLKQNLQVFHPPLPPRLTTAIQSIGYGCLEKVYISFPKAFWLEPDAYNNNNNNNSNSNKNNRTVKGFCQWLSPSYASATNPSRWTNEIVELGSIDPSVAHPTLLFYIYGAESEYVTSKVSSLSSSSAPSSEFDADKNGSSPRGQNEATAAAQQFLYDFFKPYYSLLPSYSPTDPNCQPSGCLATDWLHDDLAGNGSYCNFQVGLQEGDKDILAMRHGVPEEGVWMAGEHTATFVALGTVTGAYWSGEDVARRIAEGYGRGGVAGAGAGAGAGAGAGAGAGEREAAV; translated from the exons ATGATCATTGCCTCGAGGTCATCAGTCAGTGTGTTCAGGCTTTT TGCTTCCCATAAGAGCACCTCGAGGATATATCAAGATTTGAAATCATCCAGGTTGCATACAGTCTCGAATTTCAGTTTCGATAAGTTGTCGAGTCGGTTTGGTATTTTTCACAGTCCTTGCAAG TCTGGCACAATGGATTCTACAAAAAGACCCCATGTTGGCATTGTGGGAGCAGGCATGGCGGGATTGCGGAGCGCCGGCTATCTACTCGAACTCGGCTTCCAAGTCACCATTCTGGAGGCAAGAGACCGTCTCGGCGGAAGGATATACCAAGAAAAGCTCCCCAACGGCCATTTTGTGGACATGGGAGCGAATTGGATTCATGGAACGAAAGAAAACTCCATCTTTCAGCTCGCCAAGGAAACAGGCACTATCGCGACGAACTGGGACGGCGACGCAGCAGTGTTTGACGAACACGGCGATATACTTCCAGCGAAGGATAGCGAGAGGTATTCCACGATAATGTGGAATATTATTGCGGAGGCTTTTCAGTACTCGGACAAGCACAGTGCCGACATTGACAGCAACCGATCACTTTTGGATTTCTTCAAAGAGAAAGTGGTAGAGCAGATTCCGGAGACAGAAGAGGACTAtgcaaggaaaaggaagattgTGCTCCAGATGGCGGAATTATGGGGCGCATTCGTGGGCAGTCCTGTTGAGAAACAGAGCCTCAAGTTCTTTTGGCTGGAGGAGTGTCTGGACGGAG AAAACCTCTTTTGCTCCGGCACCTACCGGAAAATCATGGAAAAGATTGTAGCCCCCGTCGTGGATGGCGGTGCCGATATCAAACTCCAAACCAGAGTCGCTGAAATCTTTGGCAAGTCAAGCacaggcagcagcaacactgTCAAAGTCAAAACATCCGACAACCAATACTACGAGTTCGAAGAACTCGTCCTCACCACCCCTCTAGGCTGGCTCAAGCAAAACCTCCAGGTTTTCCACCCCCCGCTCCCTCCCCGCCTAACGACCGCCATCCAAAGCATCGGCTACGGCTGTCTCGAAAAAGTCTACATCTCTTTTCCCAAAGCCTTTTGGCTCGAACCCGACgcctacaacaacaacaacaacaacaacagcaacagcaacaagaacaaccgCACAGTCAAAGGTTTCTGCCAATGGCTCTCGCCCTCCTACGCCTCCGCGACCAATCCCTCCCGCTGGACCAACGAGATCGTCGAGCTCGGCTCCATCGACCCATCCGTCGCCCACCCGACTCTGCTTTTTTACATCTACGGCGCCGAGTCCGAGTACGTAACCTCCAAGGTCAGctccctttcctcttcttctgctcccaGTTCCGAATTCGATGCCGATAAGAACGGCTCCAGCCCCCGAGGCCAAAACGaagcgacggcggcggcacaaCAATTCCTCTACGACTTCTTCAAACCCTACTActcccttctcccctcctACAGCCCCACCGACCCCAACTGCCAGCCGAGCGGGTGTCTAGCCACGGACTGGCTGCATGATGACCTGGCGGGTAACGGGAGCTACTGTAATTTCCAGGTGGGACTGCAGGAAGGGGATAAGGACATTCTGGCCATGAGACATGGGGTGCCGGAGGAAGGGGTGTGGATGGCGGGCGAACATACGGCGACGTTTGTGGCGTTGGGGACGGTGACGGGGGCGTATTGGAGTGGTGAGGATGTGGCGAGACGGATTGCGGAGGGGTATGGGAGGGGGggtgttgctggtgctggtgctggtgctggtgctggtgctggtgctggtgctggtgctggggagagggaggcggcTGTTTGA